A single window of Blochmannia endosymbiont of Camponotus nipponensis DNA harbors:
- the lpxL gene encoding LpxL/LpxP family Kdo(2)-lipid IV(A) lauroyl/palmitoleoyl acyltransferase, with protein sequence MKKLPIFNYSFLHPRFWLIWLGIGVLYVLVLLPYPIIYYLGTRIGRVTKYFMLRRMRIIRRNLELCFPNLPIQEQQDLFNKNCESIGMGIFETGMAWFWSEHRIKRWFKINGLKNITQAHKKNKGVLLIGMHFLTLELGARILGMLNPGIGVYRPNNNPLLDWLQTKGRLRSNKKMLDRANTKGIIKALKQGEIVWYAPDHDYGYKNSVFVPLFAVSNAASTIGTYILTKIAKPAIVPFVARRLPNVHGYELLILPNKQDEIPLETNIDMIKHINKMIEQVILLAPDQYMWLHRRFKTRPPGESSLY encoded by the coding sequence ATGAAAAAACTTCCAATTTTTAATTATTCTTTCTTACATCCACGATTTTGGTTAATTTGGCTGGGTATAGGAGTATTATATGTTTTAGTATTACTTCCTTATCCTATCATATATTATCTTGGTACTAGAATTGGTCGTGTTACAAAATATTTTATGTTACGTCGTATGCGTATTATTCGGAGAAATTTAGAACTCTGCTTTCCTAACTTACCGATCCAAGAACAACAAGATTTATTTAATAAAAATTGTGAATCGATAGGTATGGGAATATTTGAAACTGGCATGGCCTGGTTTTGGTCAGAGCACAGAATTAAACGCTGGTTTAAAATCAATGGATTAAAAAATATAACTCAAGCACACAAAAAAAATAAAGGCGTATTGCTGATTGGAATGCATTTTTTAACTTTAGAGTTAGGAGCTCGAATTTTAGGAATGTTAAATCCAGGCATTGGCGTCTATCGTCCTAACAATAATCCATTATTGGATTGGTTACAAACCAAAGGACGCTTAAGATCTAACAAAAAAATGTTAGATCGTGCTAACACCAAAGGTATAATTAAAGCTTTAAAACAGGGTGAAATTGTTTGGTATGCACCAGATCATGATTATGGATATAAAAACAGCGTGTTTGTTCCCTTATTTGCAGTTTCAAATGCAGCAAGTACCATCGGAACCTATATACTTACAAAAATAGCTAAACCTGCCATTGTTCCTTTTGTGGCACGCAGATTACCTAACGTTCACGGATATGAATTGTTAATTCTACCTAATAAACAAGATGAAATACCTTTAGAAACAAATATCGATATGATCAAACACATTAATAAAATGATAGAACAAGTAATTTTATTAGCTCCTGATCAATACATGTGGTTACACCGTCGATTCAAGACCCGACCTCCTGGGGAATCTTCTTTATACTAA